The Chryseobacterium sp. 52 genome includes a region encoding these proteins:
- a CDS encoding M16 family metallopeptidase — MKKVLSSFAVIFLMSSNVFGQNIPVDASVRIGTLSNGMKYYIKKNTLPEKKVDFRLAINAGSILEDENQRGLAHFMEHMNFNGTKNFPDNKLVDFLQSIGVKFGQHLNAYTSFDETVYMLPVPLDKPGNLDSGLKVMEDWAFNATLSDEQINKERGVVLEELRLGLGADKRMSDKYLPKLLYKSQYADRLPIGKKEVLENFKPDVIRKFHQDWYRPDLMAIVVVGDINVDEVEKKIKDNFSKYKNPSKPRERKVFDLPNHKETLVAIETDPDATSSMVQFIMKDADAYQPDVTVQQYNQTIIEGLSTTMLNNRLRELINSNNPPFTFGSVYHGGTYARSKEAFQGFAMVKEGNQLNALKVLLEEVERAKRFGFTQSELDRAKSQMVSNLERSYNNRDKTESDMLVNEYVRNFLEQEPMPGIAWEYEDTKSFLPSVTLAQTNEVIKKMVKDDSRVIVITGPKKDNVTMPTEAMVLNTFESVKMADLKPYEEKAAIKNLVKPFKSEGKIAKTETDAKLGTTTWTLSNGAKVTFKKTDFKDDEIVFSARSIGGNSLISDADFIKTQFAFSALTEAGVSGLSKADLTNYLAGKQVSVNPMIGPYFEGISGRTSQKDLGTAMELTYAYFTGLNYNPAAFNAYKEKQSAMLDNLLSNPQAYFSNEHAKFMNQKNPRFIGLFPMEKDWANTDYKKAYDIYKEKFSNTGNFQFYFVGNIDEAKLKEQVLQYIGGLPATGKTTTFKDTGYRQMTGDFSKVYKKGKDPKSMVTISYSGETPYNEKEALALSALGEVATIKVIEKLREDESGIYGGGARGSMSRIPYSTYNFSISFPCGPENAEKLTKSAVNELQKLIDKGPEQKDLDKYKEGEYNDNKTELKDNMFWLSSLSKNQLDGSDKYDILNYQEKVKALTVKDLQDVAKKYLAKGKITATLMPEDGWEKAKKEEAKPAVVGAAIVK, encoded by the coding sequence ATGAAGAAAGTTTTATCATCATTTGCGGTCATCTTTCTGATGTCTTCAAATGTTTTCGGTCAGAATATCCCTGTGGATGCTTCTGTGAGAATCGGTACCCTCTCCAATGGAATGAAGTACTACATCAAAAAAAACACGCTGCCTGAAAAGAAAGTAGATTTCCGTCTGGCTATCAATGCCGGATCTATTCTTGAAGATGAAAATCAGCGAGGTCTAGCGCACTTTATGGAGCATATGAACTTCAATGGAACCAAAAATTTCCCGGACAATAAACTGGTAGATTTTCTACAGTCTATCGGAGTGAAATTCGGACAGCATCTGAATGCTTATACCAGCTTTGACGAAACCGTATATATGCTTCCCGTTCCATTGGATAAACCTGGAAATTTAGATTCCGGATTAAAAGTAATGGAAGACTGGGCTTTTAATGCTACACTTTCTGACGAACAGATCAATAAAGAAAGAGGAGTTGTTTTAGAAGAATTAAGACTGGGTCTTGGTGCAGATAAAAGAATGTCTGATAAATACCTTCCCAAATTATTATACAAATCCCAATACGCAGACCGACTTCCGATCGGTAAAAAAGAAGTTCTGGAAAACTTCAAGCCGGATGTGATCAGAAAATTCCATCAGGACTGGTACAGACCGGATTTAATGGCGATTGTAGTGGTAGGAGACATCAATGTAGATGAAGTTGAAAAGAAGATAAAAGATAACTTCAGTAAATATAAAAACCCTTCAAAACCAAGGGAAAGAAAGGTATTTGACCTGCCTAACCATAAAGAAACTTTAGTAGCGATTGAAACAGATCCTGATGCTACAAGTTCTATGGTTCAGTTCATTATGAAAGATGCTGATGCTTATCAGCCGGATGTCACTGTTCAGCAGTACAATCAGACGATTATAGAAGGTCTTTCTACCACGATGTTAAATAACAGGCTGAGAGAATTAATCAATTCAAATAATCCACCTTTTACCTTCGGATCCGTTTATCATGGAGGAACCTATGCAAGAAGTAAGGAAGCTTTCCAGGGATTTGCAATGGTGAAAGAAGGAAATCAGCTGAATGCTTTAAAAGTTCTTTTGGAAGAAGTAGAAAGAGCGAAGAGATTCGGATTTACACAGTCTGAGCTTGACAGAGCAAAATCACAGATGGTGTCTAATCTGGAAAGATCTTACAACAACCGTGACAAGACTGAAAGTGATATGCTGGTAAACGAATACGTAAGAAACTTTCTGGAGCAGGAACCTATGCCGGGAATTGCCTGGGAATATGAAGATACAAAATCATTCCTTCCTTCGGTAACTTTGGCGCAGACTAACGAGGTGATCAAGAAAATGGTGAAAGATGACAGCAGAGTGATTGTAATAACGGGACCTAAGAAAGACAACGTTACAATGCCTACAGAAGCTATGGTTCTGAATACCTTTGAATCTGTGAAAATGGCAGATCTTAAACCTTATGAAGAGAAAGCAGCGATCAAAAACCTGGTTAAACCTTTCAAATCAGAAGGGAAAATTGCGAAAACCGAAACCGATGCAAAGCTGGGAACAACCACCTGGACTTTAAGCAACGGAGCAAAAGTGACTTTCAAAAAGACAGATTTCAAAGATGACGAAATTGTCTTTTCAGCAAGAAGCATAGGAGGAAATTCCCTGATTTCAGATGCTGACTTTATCAAGACACAGTTTGCTTTTTCTGCCCTAACTGAAGCTGGTGTGAGCGGGCTTTCGAAAGCAGATCTTACCAATTACCTTGCAGGAAAACAGGTAAGTGTGAATCCAATGATAGGACCGTATTTTGAAGGAATTTCAGGAAGAACTTCCCAGAAAGATTTAGGAACAGCCATGGAGCTTACCTATGCTTATTTTACAGGTTTAAATTATAACCCTGCAGCATTCAATGCATATAAAGAAAAGCAGTCTGCAATGCTGGATAACCTTCTGTCTAACCCTCAGGCTTATTTCTCCAATGAACATGCGAAATTCATGAACCAGAAGAACCCGAGATTCATCGGATTATTCCCAATGGAAAAAGACTGGGCAAATACAGATTATAAAAAAGCATATGATATCTATAAAGAGAAATTTAGCAATACAGGAAACTTCCAGTTCTATTTTGTAGGAAATATTGACGAAGCTAAGCTCAAAGAGCAGGTACTTCAGTATATCGGTGGTCTTCCTGCAACAGGAAAAACAACGACGTTCAAAGATACAGGCTACAGACAGATGACCGGAGATTTTTCTAAAGTGTACAAAAAAGGAAAAGATCCTAAAAGTATGGTGACCATTTCTTACAGCGGAGAAACTCCTTATAATGAAAAAGAAGCTCTTGCTCTTTCTGCTCTTGGAGAAGTCGCCACAATCAAGGTGATCGAGAAATTGAGAGAAGATGAAAGCGGTATCTATGGCGGTGGTGCCAGAGGAAGTATGAGCAGAATTCCTTACAGTACATATAATTTCAGCATCAGCTTCCCTTGCGGACCTGAAAATGCTGAGAAGCTGACAAAAAGTGCAGTGAACGAGCTTCAGAAACTGATTGATAAAGGCCCGGAGCAAAAAGATCTTGACAAATATAAAGAAGGAGAGTACAACGACAACAAAACAGAACTTAAGGATAATATGTTCTGGCTAAGTTCTCTTTCTAAAAACCAGTTAGATGGCAGCGATAAGTACGACATTCTGAACTATCAGGAAAAAGTAAAAGCACTTACCGTGAAAGATCTTCAGGATGTCGCTAAAAAATACCTGGCAAAAGGAAAAATTACAGCAACACTGATGCCGGAAGACGGATGGGAAAAAGCAAAAAAAGAAGAGGCAAAACCAGCAGTGGTAGGCGCAGCAATAGTTAAATAA
- a CDS encoding trigger factor, with amino-acid sequence MKVTAQNHDDVSALLTVTLEKSDYKEKVEKQLINYAKNAQVPGFRKGKVPLSMVKKQYEAGIAFEEINKQVSDALNNHVNENKLRLVGQPVPQPVNQLDYNADQIEVAFEVGYEPEFTIDLAKYEAPHYKVEASDKEITKSIENMQKRFAEQVPQDKISKDSHIALEISQVVEEDAEGEHHHHPKNVTITAENKEAFKLVKALKMDGSVKVSKETLAGDEELAKELGFSKEEVEHLHHAEVEVKVKDFFALNLAELNQELFDKVYGEGTITSEDELKEKVKSELDEYFQQNADVHYVNKVLEQVTEKEEVKLPEAFLVKWLIFSNQNIQSEEQAKEILEAEKSQLRYQIIEGKLMTDNEIKLDYADVLAQAEQLVRNQLAIYGIHHLGDEEIQKYAVEMLKDQEQVRQISSEVAMAKLKDVILEKATKKETKISHDEFLEELKK; translated from the coding sequence ATGAAGGTTACCGCACAAAACCATGATGACGTAAGTGCATTACTTACAGTGACATTGGAAAAATCTGACTACAAAGAAAAAGTAGAAAAGCAGTTGATTAATTATGCTAAAAATGCGCAAGTTCCTGGTTTCAGAAAAGGGAAAGTGCCTTTAAGTATGGTTAAAAAACAATATGAAGCAGGTATTGCATTCGAAGAAATCAACAAACAGGTTTCTGACGCATTGAACAACCATGTTAACGAAAACAAGTTAAGATTAGTTGGACAACCTGTTCCTCAGCCAGTCAATCAACTAGATTACAATGCTGATCAAATTGAAGTAGCTTTTGAAGTTGGATATGAGCCTGAATTCACTATAGATTTAGCTAAATATGAAGCTCCTCACTACAAAGTAGAAGCTTCTGATAAAGAAATCACGAAGAGCATTGAGAACATGCAGAAACGTTTTGCAGAGCAGGTTCCTCAGGATAAAATCAGCAAAGATTCTCACATCGCTTTAGAAATTTCTCAGGTTGTAGAAGAAGATGCTGAAGGAGAGCACCACCACCACCCAAAGAACGTTACCATTACAGCTGAAAACAAAGAAGCTTTCAAATTGGTAAAAGCTTTGAAAATGGACGGTTCTGTAAAAGTATCTAAAGAAACTCTTGCAGGTGACGAAGAATTAGCTAAAGAATTAGGTTTCAGCAAAGAAGAAGTAGAACATTTACACCATGCTGAAGTAGAAGTTAAAGTAAAAGATTTCTTCGCTTTAAACTTAGCTGAACTTAACCAGGAGTTATTCGACAAAGTATACGGAGAAGGAACAATCACTTCTGAAGATGAGCTTAAAGAAAAAGTAAAATCAGAATTGGATGAGTATTTCCAGCAAAATGCTGACGTTCACTATGTGAATAAAGTATTGGAGCAGGTTACTGAAAAAGAAGAAGTAAAACTTCCGGAAGCTTTCTTGGTAAAATGGTTAATATTCTCTAATCAGAATATCCAGTCTGAAGAGCAGGCTAAAGAAATTCTTGAGGCTGAAAAAAGTCAGTTAAGATACCAGATCATTGAAGGTAAATTAATGACTGATAACGAAATCAAGTTAGACTATGCTGATGTATTGGCACAGGCTGAGCAGTTGGTAAGAAATCAGTTGGCAATCTACGGAATTCATCACTTAGGGGATGAAGAGATCCAGAAATATGCTGTTGAGATGTTGAAAGATCAGGAGCAGGTAAGACAAATTTCATCTGAAGTAGCTATGGCTAAACTGAAAGATGTAATTCTTGAAAAAGCAACCAAAAAAGAAACTAAAATCTCTCACGACGAGTTTTTAGAAGAACTTAAGAAATAA
- a CDS encoding TonB-dependent receptor — MKLIYSLLLIFFGLALTNAQKTYTVEGTVQDFHDKTRLENAVVIMGDLTAKTDAKGKFLFNKVPAGTYTLIAKHPDCNDYTENIGVNQDLHLAIILEHHTNDIETVTIHGNHKSNGSLIIKTLDKSEIERNSTDNLGNLLSKISGVATLKTGNNISKPVIHGLYGSRIAILNNGVRLAEQEWGVEHAPNVDINNFQHIDVIKGASALKYGSDAIGGVVVLEPEIFPKKDTIKGSVGLSGISNGRGLGLDVDVARVWKNGWAVKSGGSIKKLGDQSAPDYNLKNTGMDFSSFNFTVQNNSYEKGISFDYYLTNQNIGILRDSHVATSGDYDRAMTANPPIYSGKFSYDIDNPRQVIEHHIAKVSAFKRFENIGKISATYSYQYNHRQEYDIRRGELKDTPSLDLELMTHQFNLNDLLEREKWSLETGIDAGFQNNYSDPATKARRLIPNYDKYSAGAYSVFKYKISHDFNFEAGARYDFTRYDVTKWYDMGDWEKLYADAFPQFYVKKDDNRILTRPKLNYNNVSFNAGLEYHPSSSFNLKFNYAKVGRSPNIAELFSDGLHHSAGVIETGDMALKNEQGHQFNLTVDSKFNVLKGLNISVNPYFFMTKNFINEVPVGIKGTIRGVFPEWVYQQIDAKMYGVDLDVNWKLTDDLTYVGKGSYVHGQDDTNNEPLILMMPPNFSNALQFKKEKWNNFYFTLENQTSLKQTRFPIRNAPLEIYVDGELVDKMIDFSTPPAGYSLWNIQTGINISKNLSAGLIVNNLFNTSYRDYLNRLRFFSDEAGRNFILNFRYRF, encoded by the coding sequence ATGAAATTGATATATAGTTTATTGTTGATCTTTTTTGGATTAGCATTGACAAACGCACAGAAAACTTACACGGTAGAAGGAACTGTTCAGGATTTTCATGATAAGACCAGGCTGGAAAATGCGGTGGTTATAATGGGTGACCTTACAGCCAAAACAGATGCAAAAGGTAAGTTTTTATTCAATAAAGTTCCTGCGGGAACCTATACTCTTATTGCTAAACATCCTGATTGTAATGATTATACTGAAAATATAGGAGTTAATCAGGATCTGCACTTGGCAATTATACTGGAACACCATACGAACGATATCGAAACGGTGACCATCCATGGAAATCATAAATCTAATGGCTCTTTAATCATTAAGACCCTTGATAAATCAGAAATCGAGAGAAATTCTACAGATAATCTGGGGAATTTATTATCAAAAATTTCAGGAGTTGCTACTTTAAAAACGGGTAATAATATCTCAAAACCAGTTATTCACGGGTTGTATGGGAGCAGAATTGCTATTTTAAATAATGGAGTACGGCTTGCAGAGCAGGAATGGGGCGTAGAACATGCACCCAATGTTGATATTAACAATTTCCAACATATTGACGTGATAAAAGGAGCTTCTGCATTGAAATACGGAAGTGATGCCATTGGAGGGGTTGTAGTACTGGAACCAGAAATTTTCCCTAAAAAAGATACCATAAAAGGTTCTGTAGGACTTAGCGGAATTTCCAATGGAAGAGGATTGGGACTGGATGTAGATGTTGCCAGAGTCTGGAAAAACGGATGGGCTGTAAAGTCTGGCGGTAGCATCAAAAAATTAGGAGATCAGAGTGCTCCTGATTATAATCTGAAGAATACAGGAATGGATTTTTCTTCTTTTAATTTTACGGTTCAGAACAACAGTTATGAAAAAGGAATTTCTTTTGATTATTATCTGACGAACCAGAATATTGGAATTTTAAGAGATTCACATGTAGCGACTTCAGGTGATTATGACCGGGCGATGACAGCAAATCCTCCTATTTATTCCGGTAAATTCAGTTATGATATCGATAATCCAAGACAGGTTATTGAGCATCATATTGCAAAGGTTTCGGCTTTTAAAAGGTTTGAAAATATTGGGAAAATTTCGGCAACATATAGCTATCAATACAATCACAGACAGGAATATGATATTAGAAGAGGTGAATTGAAAGATACGCCTTCCCTGGATTTGGAACTGATGACGCATCAGTTTAACCTTAATGATTTATTAGAAAGAGAAAAATGGTCTTTGGAAACAGGAATTGATGCAGGTTTTCAAAACAATTATTCTGATCCTGCGACAAAGGCGAGACGTTTGATCCCTAATTATGATAAATATTCTGCAGGAGCCTATTCAGTTTTTAAATATAAAATTTCTCATGATTTTAATTTTGAAGCAGGAGCCAGATATGATTTCACACGTTATGATGTGACCAAATGGTATGATATGGGTGACTGGGAGAAACTATATGCAGACGCTTTCCCCCAATTTTATGTGAAGAAAGATGACAACAGGATTTTAACACGTCCTAAGCTTAATTATAATAATGTTTCTTTCAATGCAGGTTTGGAATACCACCCAAGTTCCAGTTTTAATTTGAAATTTAACTATGCAAAAGTCGGAAGATCTCCAAATATTGCAGAACTGTTTTCAGACGGACTGCATCATTCTGCAGGAGTGATTGAGACCGGAGATATGGCATTGAAAAACGAACAGGGGCATCAGTTTAACTTAACGGTAGATTCTAAATTCAATGTTTTGAAAGGATTGAATATTTCGGTAAATCCATATTTTTTCATGACTAAAAACTTTATTAACGAAGTTCCTGTTGGGATTAAAGGCACCATCAGAGGAGTATTTCCTGAGTGGGTATACCAACAGATTGATGCAAAAATGTATGGGGTAGATTTAGACGTTAACTGGAAGCTTACAGATGATCTTACATATGTTGGAAAAGGAAGCTACGTTCATGGACAGGACGATACCAACAATGAGCCTCTAATTCTAATGATGCCTCCGAATTTTTCCAATGCATTGCAGTTTAAAAAAGAAAAATGGAATAACTTCTATTTTACACTTGAAAATCAAACCTCTTTAAAACAAACCAGATTCCCTATCAGAAATGCTCCACTGGAAATTTATGTAGATGGAGAATTGGTGGATAAAATGATTGATTTCAGTACGCCACCAGCCGGTTATTCACTTTGGAATATCCAGACGGGGATCAATATCAGCAAAAATCTTTCTGCAGGACTTATCGTCAATAATCTTTTTAACACATCGTACAGAGATTATCTGAATCGTTTGAGATTCTTCTCGGATGAGGCAGGAAGAAACTTTATTTTAAACTTTAGATACAGATTCTAA